CGGTAGCTCAAGCAGTTGGGCTAAGGTTTCGAGAATCTCTGGATCTTGGGTGCCAATTTCACCGATTGACCAAGCTGTATTCTCGATGGTGTAGGTATCGCCTGTATCCGCCAAACAAGTGCGAATGGCCGCAAGACCGGCTTGAGCCTTGAGTTTACCGAGGGACTCTACAGCTTTCCGGCGAGTAATTTTATTATCAAAAGCGGGGTCATTATTGTAGACCGCGCGAATCAATGCCTGGATTGACGCCTCTGAAGGGAAGTAGGCCAACTGGGCAGCGGCAACATAGCGTGAATCTTCTTCGCCCAATTGGTCGATCGGCGTATCGAGTAGCACGATGGCATCGGCTTCAGATAGACCAAATAGGTTGGCAAATCGATTGTTGGACATAGCGCGCGATTAAAACGTAATTGAAACAGGCAGCATTATGGCTGTGTCTGAGCGAAGTCTAACGAGCTTAATCCCAGACACACCAGAGCCCCGACTCCTCAAGAGAAATCGGGGCTCTGGTGTTCAGCTAGGCTAGCTAAATTAACTAGCACTTAGCCGAAGTAAGTCTGACTAGGACAAGGAGTTGATTGCATAGTCAAGAAGCGCGTTGTACTCAGTCAAAGCCTGAGCAGACATGTCGCGGTCAGCACAACCACGGTTACGAGCGAAGCTCAATGCTTCAACGTAAGGAGCAGTAGGCAGGTTCAATGCACGGTAAACCTCACGGCCACCAGCAATGCCCCACTCGTCCAAAGGACCAGTACCGCCAACAACCAAGGAGTACTGGATCAAGCGCATGTAGTGCTTGACGTCGCGGTGGCACTTAGCCTTGAAAGTATCGGTGGAGTTAGCTTCACCAGCGTTGTTCAAGTAAGGATACTTAGAGATGCAAGCATCATAAGCTTCCTTAGCAACAGCGTCGATGTTGCCAGCTAGCTTTTCAGCAGCTTCCAAACGAGCGGCAGAGCGCTGGATGGAACCTTGTACTGACTCAAGGTCAGAGGAGGAAGGAAAACGACCAGCTGCATCAGCAGCGGCGATAACCGTAGTAACAACAGATTTCATGTCTTAGCTCCAAGTTGGATATTTCTTGTGTTTCGATGTCAAATTTTTTCGGTCTACTCACGATGGAGCTGAGCCGAACAGCAAGTGCTAGGTTGAACTAGCTAAGTGCGGAGATGACGCGATCAAAGTAGCTACCAGCTTCGGAAACGAGGCTAGCACAACGATCGTTAACAACAGGAGAACCCATCTTGCGCAGGCGGCTACCAGCAAGTGCTTCGCTGGGATTGTCCTGGATGTGAGCAGCAGCCTGAGCCTTCATGATCTGTACGGCACGCACAGTGGAAGTAGTCGGCACGCCCAGAGCAGCGTAAGTTTCTTTCAAACCGTTCAAGCAACGGTCGTCCAATACGGAAGCATCACCAGCCAACAAAGCGTAAGTGATGTAGCGTAGAACGATTTCGCCGTCACGCAAGCAAGCAGCCATGCGACGGTTGGGGTAGCAATTACCACCAGCTTGGATCAAACCTTGATTCTCGCAAATCATACCGGCGATAGCGTCGGAAACCATGCAGCTTGCGTTTGAAGCAATTGCATTTACAGCGTCCAAACGACGGTTGCCGGAAGCCACGAAGGACTTAAGTGCGCCGATGTCGCTAACACAGGAAGTGGAAGCGTCTGCCGATACTACGGCTCTGGAAAATGCGTCGAGCATTGAATACTCCTTGTTCAGTCAGAACTATTTGCAACCTTCTCAATAACCGCATCAATCATTAAAAGATTTGGTTATCAATCAAGCTGGTATTGACGATAAGAGATTGTTGTTGACAAAATCTCAGATATTAGAAACAAAGCAATAATCTGTAACATTTGATGCTTTTTTTCGATTTTCTTTCGATTTAGGCAACACGGCTGAAATCCTTGTGCTGCAATCTTTAGGCAGTGTTTGATAGCGAAGGATTAAACAATGTCTATTGATATTATTGATTGTTACCTTACGCAACAAATCCTGCTGTTATGGCGCTCGAGAAGCCCGTAAAAAACCGATCGCTGGTGTCAACGATCGGCCGGGTTGCAAATAGTTTTGACGTAACAAAGGGAAATAGTGGCGGGTTTAGGCCGACTGCTTCATCAGGTGACGTATGACGTTGTCTTTGATCATTAGCTGGCGCATGATCTCGATTAGGAAATCTTGGGCCTGGTCAGCGCTCATGTGTTTCACTTGGCCTTCGTAGACCTTCATGTTGAACTGCTGCTCCATTGTTAATGCCAGGGGTAAGTCCATGGGTAACTCCTCACAGATATTACAGAAGGGACAGTCGTAAACCTTCTTTCAAGACAGTCGGACAAAAGCCCTTGGAAAAAAGTTTGTGACTCGGTCTAATAGATCTATATGACTAGCCATACACAACATATGTTGCCGATCTATTGTTAAACAATATAACATTTTTATTGACAATGTAGCCATTCTACTATCTAGAATGTCACGTTCTGTCTGTTTTGATACCAAAACAATATGTTGAACTCCTGACGGATCATCCAGTTCGGTCAATACGCCTAGAAAAATCCCCTGTGAATAGTGGATGATTTAGGAGCAGAAGTGTTTGAGCCAAGAGAGCACCGTCATGAATGCAATGGAATTTTTCCAGAAGAGTTCTGGAGTATGGCGATCGCAACGCACGACACATCATTTAGCTTTCAAG
The Romeriopsis navalis LEGE 11480 DNA segment above includes these coding regions:
- a CDS encoding NblA/ycf18 family protein; this encodes MDLPLALTMEQQFNMKVYEGQVKHMSADQAQDFLIEIMRQLMIKDNVIRHLMKQSA
- the cpeB gene encoding C-phycoerythrin subunit beta, which gives rise to MLDAFSRAVVSADASTSCVSDIGALKSFVASGNRRLDAVNAIASNASCMVSDAIAGMICENQGLIQAGGNCYPNRRMAACLRDGEIVLRYITYALLAGDASVLDDRCLNGLKETYAALGVPTTSTVRAVQIMKAQAAAHIQDNPSEALAGSRLRKMGSPVVNDRCASLVSEAGSYFDRVISALS
- a CDS encoding bleomycin hydrolase, producing MKSVVTTVIAAADAAGRFPSSSDLESVQGSIQRSAARLEAAEKLAGNIDAVAKEAYDACISKYPYLNNAGEANSTDTFKAKCHRDVKHYMRLIQYSLVVGGTGPLDEWGIAGGREVYRALNLPTAPYVEALSFARNRGCADRDMSAQALTEYNALLDYAINSLS